A genomic window from Xyrauchen texanus isolate HMW12.3.18 chromosome 15, RBS_HiC_50CHRs, whole genome shotgun sequence includes:
- the LOC127655808 gene encoding LOW QUALITY PROTEIN: regulation of nuclear pre-mRNA domain-containing protein 2-like (The sequence of the model RefSeq protein was modified relative to this genomic sequence to represent the inferred CDS: deleted 2 bases in 1 codon): MAAGPGAASSGHSGGRGSSAALESSLDRRFQGVTNTMESIQGLSSWCIENKKHHSLIVRYWMKWLKKSDANHRLNLFYLANDVIQNCKRRNAIIYRTSFADVLPDAALLVKDAKVWRSVDRIFSIWQERNVYPEELISELKANLQKKEEKEKEKEKEKEREKAKQKEKAKEKAKEKEQPPPATVNPKTALKSKIVAEFVPHDFMERLVSFKRSLEESDLREKQLATLRLDVCSTEALKRLKDKAGGNKFSKDFEEGSTKLQEFVTFLEGQMKAGPPMLEALGNADIFYEMQYKEVKIVVNAYKAFANRVSSLKRKLDSLKATLPRLDDSSVPSPSEDVPSPTGSESPFHAISSRSAASTGEGGLKLQRDNRDIEDMDMSEEEDATANIATTDERKEKSSLPSVSKTSNAAAAKSSQISVSNLSQTLATPTKIVSGSATNEIPPANTTPIINTPGPALVFSPSPLQVNLANVDLGKISSILNSLSNAMKTTGVSPVSRPSPGTPTTPSSNASSSKAPPSTPGSIASSSSLASILSKVDICPGSILNVLTKTQTHTPKLQGLSSILSAARSGSLNTPDTVSSSSATSSSTDVAPAVTSSATTPTTPKTQKPTANNLKRESEQEKGREREKVKEMAKERDREREDQEKESKKEAGVSNVALPSLESKINSFLQGNPGFSALGFGLDDMGSNSPLLVGEDNLDSTPVRDESGSTPTQDEIMDTPQDVNDPHSAGSPTGPNLSPTAYHSELWDAVITPREVLGENERKDRDYRTPQASRLAVFSPNATKPVKAMTKTKEEIGLKRKVVGLNVPSASKSQNQTVKAKMEGPGGKSAASRKPVGEDGMKDNKRTASADNGEHYHRIETLVSSASNEGAPIETLDYGNRIQTVESIRVIGRGLRRGSTAGSRVGGAWYEDEEFMEAPRTTLPNSQGPDDSEELGLAPPVPAHLPPLLQYPPPPYANENPTRPSHAIPQHHPPPPFFPPPSLPHVPPPLPPMPQAPHPPRDFPLSPTSTVMVGGILVPIDRILPYPPANLRPDGVGLGLVNGGSASQRGSKPQLPSLLGEPPRPGTLKEQFTLLHAPPFHRPGTPGVPPPLLGRVREGPSPTPPSPSTPTTPNPSPLGEPRSLLSIPNRPPSNNPNQRARRPSSPQSLPHLPNQHQSLRPSQFTRGSQPLSPPSLNREHLLAGVKRPAASFSGGSFNPPKRPFLPPRY; this comes from the exons ATGGCGGCTGGACCCGGAGCGGCCAGTAGTGGTCACAGCGGTGGCCGCGGCTCATCGGCCGCTTTGGAATCATCGCTGGACCGCCGTTTTCAAGGAGTTACCAACACGATGGAGTCCATACAGGGATTATCCTCGTGGTGCATCGAGAATAAGAAACATCACAGTCTAATCGTGCGCTACTGGATGAAGTGGCTGAAGAAAT CGGATGCCAATCACAGGCTCAATCTCTTCTACCTCGCTAATGATGTCATTCAGAACTGCAAAAGGAGAAACGCTATTATATACCGAACCTCCTTCGCTGACGTGCTACCAGATGCCGCCCTGCTGGTCAA GGATGCTAAAGTGTGGAGGTCAGTGGACAGGATCTTCAGTATTTGGCAGGAGAGGAATGTTTATCCTGAGGAGCTGATCTCTGAACTGAAGGCCaacctgcagaagaaagag gagaaagagaaggagaaagagaaggagaaagagagagaaaaggcaaaacagaaagaaaaggcAAAAGAAAAGGCAAAAGAAAAAGAACAGCCCCCTCCTG CCACAGTCAACCCCAAAACTGCCCTGAAGTCTAAAATTGTTGCAGAGTTTGTG CCACATGATTTTATGGAGCGACTGGTGTCATTTAAGCGTTCTTTGGAGGAGAGTGATTTGAGAGAGAAGCAGTTAGCCACACTAAGATTGGACGTTTGCAGCACTGAAGCCCTCAAGAGATTGAAAG ATAAAGCAGGAGGAAATAAGTTTTCCAAGGACTTTGAAGAGGGAAGTACAAAACTGCAGGAGTTTGTGACGTTCCTTGAGGGCCAGATGAAGGCAGGGCCCCCAATGCTGGAGGCACTGGGAAACGCAGACATCTTTTACGAGATGCAATACAAAGAGGTCAAAATTGTCGTCAAT GCTTATAAGGCTTTTGCCAACCGGGTCAGCAGCCTGAAGCGTAAGCTGGACTCTCTTAAGGCCACACTGCCCAGGCTGGATGATTCTTCAGTCCCATCCCCCTCTGAGGACGTCCCATCCCCCACCGGCTCAGAGTCACCCTTCCATGCCATAAGCTCCAGGAGTGCCGCGAGTACCGGGGAAGGAGGGTTGAAGCTGCAGAGAGACAATAGAGATATTGAGGACATGGACATGTCTGAGGAAGAGGATGCAACAGCAAACATTGCAACTACTG ACGAGAGGAAAGAGAAGTCATCCCTTCCATCTGTGTCCAAGACGTCAAATGCTGCAGCTGCAAAAAGCTCCCAGATCTCTGTTTCAAATCTATCCCAGACTTTAGCAACTCCCACAAAGATAGTGTCTGGGTCAGCAACCAATGAGATACCACCTGCTAACACCACACCCATCATTAACACACCTGGACCTGCCCTGGTTTTTAGCCCCTCCCCTCTGCAGGTAAACCTGGCTAATGTGGATTTGGGCAAGATCAGCTCCATTCTCAATTCTCTCTCCAATGCAATGAAGACCACAG GTGTCAGTCCTGTGTCCCGTCCTTCCCCTGGTACACCCACTACACCATCTAGCAATGCCTCCTCTTCCAAAGCCCCACCTTCAACCCCTGGCAGCATTGCCTCATCCAGTTCTCTGGCCAGCATCCTATCTAAAGTGGATATCTGCCCTGGGAGCATCCTGAATGTTCTCACTAAAACACAGACTCACACCCCTAAACTGCAGG GTTTGTCTTCTATCCTTTCCGCAGCTCGTTCTGGCTCACTTAACACCCCAGACACTGTTTCCTCTTCATCAGCAACTTCTTCCTCTACAGATGTTGCCCCAGCAGTAACCTCTTCTGCAACTACCCCAACAACCCCCAAGACCCAGAAGCCCACAGCTAACAATTTAAAGCGAGAATCTGAgcaagagaaagggagagagagggaaaaggtGAAGGAGATGGCAAAAGAGAGAGATCGAGAAAGGGAAGATCAAGAGAAGGAGAGCAAGAAAGAGGCAGGAGTCTCTAATGTGGCACTGCCTAGCTTGGAGTCAAAAATCAACAGTTTTCTTCAGGGCAATCCTGGTTTCAGTGCTCTCGGATTTGGTCTGGATGACATGGGCAGCAATAGCCCCCTCCTCGTCGGAGAAGACAACCTGGACAGTACACCTGTCCGAGATGAGAGTGGTAGCACGCCCACCCAAGATGAAATCATGGACACACCCCAGGATGTCAATGACCCCCATAGTGCAGGTTCACCCACAGGTCCTAACCTTTCACCTACGGCCTACCACAGTGAACTTTGGGATGCCGTGATCACTCCACGTGAGGTTCTTGGAGAGAATGAACGGAAAGACAGGGATTACCGCACACCACAAGCCTCAAGACTTGCTGTCTTCAGCCCAAATGCTACTAAACCAGTAAAGGCAATGACAAAAACCAAAGAGGAAATAGGGCTAAAGAGAAAAGTAGTGGGTTTGAACGTTCCATCAGCTTCTAAGTCGCAAAATCAGACTGTAAAAGCCAAGATGGAAGGACCAGGTGGAAAAAGTGCAGCCTCCCGCAAACCAGTTGGTGAAGATGGGATGAAGGACAATAAGAGGACTGCTTCTGCTGACAATGGAGAGCACTACCATCGCATTGAGACTCTTGTTTCTTCGGCCTCCAATGAGGGAGCACCAATCGAAACCCTTGATTACGGCAATCGCATCCAGACAGTAGAAAGCATTCGTGTGATTGGAAGAGGCTTGAGGAGAGGGAGCACTGCCGGTTCTAGAGTGGGTGGGGCCTGGTATGAAGACGAGGAGTTTATGGAAGCCCCACGTACAACTCTTCCTAATAGCCAAGGCCCTGATGATTCTGAGGAGTTGGGACTGGCCCCTCCTGTTCCTGCTCATCTTCCACCCCTGTTGCAGTACCCACCTCCACCCTACGCTAACGAGAACCCCACCCGACCTTCTCATGCCATTCCTCAGCACCATCCTCCCCCTCCATTCTTCCCCCCTCCTTCACTTCCTCATGTCCCACCACCACTTCCACCCATGCCTCAAGCCCCGCACCCTCCCCGAGACTTCCCTCTTTCCCCAACTTCCACTGTTATGGTTGGTGGCATCCTTGTACCCATAGACCGTATCCTACCTTACCCACCTGCCAATCTCCGTCCAGATGGAGTAGGGCTTGGGCTTGTAAATGGTGGTAGCGCCTCTCAAAGAGGCAGCAAACCCCAACTCCCTTCCTTGCTGGGAGAACCCCCTCGACCAGGCACATTGAAAGAGCAGTTCACCCTTCTCCATGCCCCACCTTTTCATCGTCCTGGCACCCCTGGAGTGCCCCCACCACTTTTGGGCAGAGTTCGAGAGGGACCCAGCCCCACCCCACCATCACCCTCCACCCCAACCACACCTAATCCATCTCCCTTAGGAGAACCCCGTTCTCTCCTGTCTATCCCCAACCGCCCACCCAGTAACAACCCAAATCAGAGAGCCCGTCGCCCCTCATCTCCTCAGTCCCTTCCCCACTTACCAAACCAGCATCAATCGCTCCGTCCCTCTCAGTTCACCAGAGGGTCCCAGCCCCTATCACCACCCTCTCTTAACCGTGAGCACCTTCTGGCTGGGGTAAAGCGCCCTGCTGCCAGTTTTAGTGGTGGCTCTTTTAACCCACCCAAAAGGCCGTTCTTGCCCCCTCGTTATTAG